Proteins co-encoded in one Candidatus Melainabacteria bacterium genomic window:
- the nuoL gene encoding NADH-quinone oxidoreductase subunit L, which translates to MSVAHQILKYSWLIATVPLVSSLLIMLFFYFSRKVSAALSIGAVAYGLIHSLFVLYFVYLNPERTLEINFPWISAGEFKLFVGYLIDPLCAMMLVLVCVVSFFVQVYTHGYMKDDPGYSKFYAYLSLFTFSMLGLVLSTNLFQSYIFWELVGVCSYLLIGFWWARPKAASACTKAFIVNRIGDAGLLIGLIMLYFSTQTFWQDKVTLSFSELKNAIDFAVHLNILPVVGVISVTTIALFVLMGPIAKSAQFPLHVWLPDAMEGPTPISALIHAATMVAAGVYLIARAYPLYIAAPLAMDTVAWVGGITAIFSATIALSQYDIKRTLAYSTCSQLGYMVMALGLGAYSAGLFHLMTHAFFKAMLFLCSGSVIIACHHEQDMRYMGGLKKFMPITSLTCLIGVLAISGFPFMSGFWSKDMILASAWEHDKILFTIGLLTAVLTAFYMFRLYFMTFSGEYKGHAHPHETTPSITIPLIGLAIPSVLIGLVGSPLIPGGDKFSSFISYGVSHIHHEWGLQIFLKEFLTIQDLLPFIAFIVGSFFAWLVYRKGVLVNEFIKKNLSFIYNTSFNKWYVDEVYFWILGKIIMPSYRVLWGVIDKTIVDGVFVSGFCSVTSLIGSGLRYMETGRGQLYALVIFGSVLFSLLFMLTKLR; encoded by the coding sequence ATTTCTGTGGCCCATCAAATTTTAAAATATTCATGGCTAATAGCAACAGTTCCACTTGTAAGCTCATTGCTTATAATGTTGTTTTTTTATTTCTCAAGAAAAGTTAGTGCAGCTCTTTCAATTGGTGCTGTAGCATATGGATTAATTCATTCACTTTTTGTTTTATATTTTGTTTATTTAAATCCAGAGAGAACTTTGGAAATAAATTTCCCATGGATTAGTGCTGGTGAGTTTAAACTTTTTGTTGGTTATTTAATTGATCCACTTTGTGCAATGATGCTTGTACTTGTTTGTGTAGTTAGCTTTTTTGTACAAGTTTATACACATGGATATATGAAAGATGATCCTGGCTATAGTAAGTTTTATGCATATCTTTCCTTGTTTACTTTTTCAATGCTAGGTTTAGTGCTTTCAACAAATCTTTTTCAAAGTTATATTTTTTGGGAGTTAGTTGGAGTGTGTAGTTATTTACTTATTGGATTCTGGTGGGCTAGGCCAAAAGCAGCAAGTGCCTGTACAAAAGCTTTTATTGTAAATCGTATTGGTGATGCAGGTTTGCTTATTGGATTAATTATGCTTTATTTTTCTACTCAAACTTTTTGGCAGGATAAAGTAACCTTATCATTTAGTGAATTAAAAAATGCAATTGATTTTGCAGTTCATTTAAATATTTTGCCTGTAGTTGGAGTTATTAGTGTTACTACAATTGCGTTATTTGTTTTAATGGGACCAATAGCAAAATCTGCACAATTTCCTTTACATGTTTGGTTGCCTGATGCTATGGAAGGTCCTACCCCAATTTCAGCTTTAATCCATGCTGCAACAATGGTTGCTGCTGGTGTTTATTTAATAGCTAGAGCTTACCCACTTTATATAGCAGCACCACTTGCAATGGATACTGTTGCATGGGTTGGTGGAATCACTGCAATATTTTCAGCAACCATTGCTTTAAGTCAGTATGATATAAAAAGAACATTAGCATATTCTACCTGTTCCCAGCTTGGATACATGGTAATGGCATTAGGATTAGGTGCATATTCAGCAGGATTATTCCACCTCATGACACATGCATTTTTTAAAGCAATGCTTTTTTTATGTTCAGGTTCAGTAATAATTGCATGCCATCATGAGCAAGATATGAGGTACATGGGTGGTTTAAAAAAGTTTATGCCAATTACGTCCTTGACTTGTTTGATTGGTGTACTTGCAATTTCTGGATTCCCGTTTATGAGTGGGTTTTGGTCAAAAGATATGATTCTTGCAAGTGCATGGGAACATGACAAAATACTTTTTACAATTGGTTTACTTACTGCAGTGTTAACTGCATTTTATATGTTTAGACTATATTTCATGACTTTTAGTGGTGAGTATAAAGGTCATGCTCATCCACATGAAACTACTCCATCTATAACTATTCCATTAATAGGCCTGGCTATTCCTTCTGTACTTATTGGTCTAGTTGGTTCACCTTTGATTCCAGGTGGAGACAAGTTTTCATCTTTTATATCTTATGGAGTTTCTCATATCCATCATGAGTGGGGTCTTCAAATATTTTTAAAAGAGTTTTTAACTATACAAGACTTGTTACCTTTTATTGCGTTTATAGTTGGTAGTTTTTTTGCATGGCTAGTTTATAGAAAAGGTGTTTTAGTTAATGAGTTTATTAAAAAGAATTTAAGTTTTATTTATAATACTTCTTTTAACAAGTGGTATGTAGATGAAGTATATTTTTGGATCTTAGGCAAAATTATAATGCCTTCTTATCGTGTCTTGTGGGGTGTAATTGATAAGACAATTGTTGATGGGGTTTTTGTAAGTGGCTTTTGTAGTGTAACCTCATTAATTGGTAGTGGGTTACGTTATATGGAAACAGGTCGTGGACAGTTATATGCTTTAGTAATTTTTGGCTCTGTTTTGTTTTCACTTTTGTTTATGTTAACTAAGCTGAGGTAA